CGGCTGCCGTCGATCCGAAAAGTGCGCGTTCGGTGCTGTCCAGATCGTGGTCGTCAATCGATTGCGGGCTGAGGATTTTCGCGTAATCGGCGTGAATCGAAGCCGCGTCATCGACGATCAGGATGCGCCGGTTGACGGTTGCAGGCAGCGCATTCATTGGGTTGCGCCTGGGCCGACTGCAGTTCGAAACGGTCTGTTCATAGGGGCATCCTTTCCCTGATCACCTGGCCGAGCGGTTACAGAATGTGGTCCGAGTGGGGTGAGCATAGTCGCCTTGGCTGGAGTTCGCTCGGGCGCGGGGCTGAATCAGTTGCCGGCTGCGGGCGAATATCATCTAGCCTGTAGGTCAGGCTCCGGCAAGAGCGGATTTTTGTCGCCGGCCTGGCTCAACGAGCCACCCGTTTCACTCGAGGTAACGCCATGGAAGAGCTACTCCCGACGACTTTGACCGATAGACCCACGGTGTTGCTGGTCGATGACGAGGAATCAATCCTCAACAGTCTGCGTCGTCTGCTGCGCGGCCAGCCCTACGAGGTGCTGTTGGCCAGCGGCGGTGCGCAAGCCCTGGAAATTATGGCGCAGCAGCGCATCGATCTGGTAATGACCGACGCGCGCATGCCGAACATGGACGGCGCGACGTTGCTGGCGCATATCCACGACCTCTACCCGAACACCACGCGCATTCTGCTGACCGGTTACGCTGATTTGCCGACGATCATCAAGGCGATCAATGACGGGCAGATTCATCGCTACATCAGCAAGCCGTGGAACGACGACGAGATGCTCCTGACCTTGCGCCAGGTCTTGCAGCATCAGCATTCCGAGCGCGAACGCCAGCGGCTTGTGCAACTCACGCGGCAGCAGAACGAGCAACTGAAAACCCTCAATTCGACCCTGGAAAAACACGTCGCGGCGCGCACCGCCGAGCTGCAGCAAACCGCCGACATGCTCGATCTGGCCTATGAAGAGCTCAAGCACAGCTATGTCACCGGCACCGAAGTGTTTTCGTTGCTGGCCAATCTGCGCCTGCCGCCGGCCAAGCAGACCAACCGGCAAATCATCGAACTGGTGCGCGTGTACTGCAAACTCCACGGTCTGGACGAGGGCACCAGCCGCGACCTGACCATGGCCGCCGCGCTCTATAACATCGGCAAATTGAGCTGGACCGACAGCATGATGACCACGCCGTCGGACATGCTCCATCACTTGGATCGCGACCGTTATCGCGAGTACCCCAAGCAAAGCGAATCGCTGCTGATGACCCTCGACCCGATGAAGGACGCCGCGCGGCTGATCCTGCACCATCAGGAGCGCTGGGACGGCAACGGTTTCCCGGATCGGCTCAAGGGCGAGGCGATTCCGTTGGGTGCACGGTTGCTGAAATTGGCGGTGGATTTCATCGAATTGCAGCGCGGCTTGATCCTCGAACGGCAGATGAACAGCGACGAAGCGCTGGTGTATATCCGCAACTACGCCGGGCGGCTTTACGACCCGGATCTGGTCGAGGATTTCATTCAGGTCTGCGCCGCGTACCTCAGCGACGTGACGCTGGCCGATCCGTCGGTCAAGGTCCTGACCACCCGCGACCTGGCGCCGGGCATGCTGCTGGCGCGCAATCTGAACGCCGACAACGGCATGTTGCTGCTCAATGCCGGCAAGGTGTTGAACGCGCCGCTGGTGGACAAGCTGATTGCCTTCGAAACCATGGAAGGCGCCAAGTACAGCGTCTTCGTAAAAATCCCTGAAGAAGTCGCAGCGCAATTGGAACGGGCCGACTCCTGAATGCAGGTTGCCGAACACCGCGGCTCTTTGTAGGAGCAAGGCTTGCCCGCGAAGGCGATTTCAAAGACGCCTTCGCCGGCAAGCCTGGCGCCTACAGGGTATTCTGTCGGCCTTTCAATTCAGGCCGACCCCGACCAATGTCCACCATCCCCCGCATCATCCGCATCGCCGCCGCTCTGCTCATCGACCCTAACGGCCGCACATTGCTGGTGCGCAAACGCGGCACCGTCGCGTTCATGCAGCCGGGCGGCAAGATCGAGGCGCACGAACAACCGGTCAACGCCCTGGCCCGCGAGCTCGAAGAAGAACTCGATTTGCACATCGACCCGGCGCACGCCGCCTATCTGGGCCAGTTCTCGGCGCCCGCCGTGAATGAACCGGGTTTTATCGTCGAAGCCGAACTGTTCTTGCTGACCATCGATGCCAACGTCAGCCCCGCAGCCGAAATCGAAGAAGTGCAATGGATCGACCCGATCAGCGACGGCGATCTGCCGCTGGCGCCATTGACACGCGACGTGATCCTGCCGTTTTATCGAGCCTCGTTGCAGACAACCGCCTGATCACTACAAAACCAAAGGCCGCCCAATGATCCCGCTCCAGGACTTGCTGATTTTCGCCGCCGCCGCGTTGCTCATGGTGCTGACGCCGGGGCCG
The window above is part of the Pseudomonas prosekii genome. Proteins encoded here:
- a CDS encoding HD domain-containing phosphohydrolase, with the protein product MEELLPTTLTDRPTVLLVDDEESILNSLRRLLRGQPYEVLLASGGAQALEIMAQQRIDLVMTDARMPNMDGATLLAHIHDLYPNTTRILLTGYADLPTIIKAINDGQIHRYISKPWNDDEMLLTLRQVLQHQHSERERQRLVQLTRQQNEQLKTLNSTLEKHVAARTAELQQTADMLDLAYEELKHSYVTGTEVFSLLANLRLPPAKQTNRQIIELVRVYCKLHGLDEGTSRDLTMAAALYNIGKLSWTDSMMTTPSDMLHHLDRDRYREYPKQSESLLMTLDPMKDAARLILHHQERWDGNGFPDRLKGEAIPLGARLLKLAVDFIELQRGLILERQMNSDEALVYIRNYAGRLYDPDLVEDFIQVCAAYLSDVTLADPSVKVLTTRDLAPGMLLARNLNADNGMLLLNAGKVLNAPLVDKLIAFETMEGAKYSVFVKIPEEVAAQLERADS
- a CDS encoding NUDIX hydrolase, which gives rise to MSTIPRIIRIAAALLIDPNGRTLLVRKRGTVAFMQPGGKIEAHEQPVNALARELEEELDLHIDPAHAAYLGQFSAPAVNEPGFIVEAELFLLTIDANVSPAAEIEEVQWIDPISDGDLPLAPLTRDVILPFYRASLQTTA